A single window of Oncorhynchus keta strain PuntledgeMale-10-30-2019 chromosome 34, Oket_V2, whole genome shotgun sequence DNA harbors:
- the LOC118367521 gene encoding dynactin subunit 3-like, producing the protein MDRKCEVDNLETRLETLESRIYGEKRNKGGKPVKCADSLSRIQAALTNTANKRERVKILHKKIEDLLKYLNPQFTDHITVPDAMKLEFILAEEDFLLSQATLLEQVSNLQPLLDSNYIRDVPEHATKLQRLSQIHIKEQDQTEAQSLEVKKLFEEYNKMMFLLSKQFTQWDESLRKVEEAKGIRQVE; encoded by the exons ATGGATAGGAAATGTGAAGTTGATAACCTCGAAACGCGTCTTGAGACGCTGGAAAGTCGTATATACGGCGAAAAAAGGAACAAGGGAGGGAAACCCGTGAAG TGCGCGGATTCCCTCTCCAGAATTCAGGCCGCCCTTACAAACACTGCAAATAAGAGGGAACGAGTGAAGATTCTACACAAAAAGA TTGAGGACCTGCTGAAGTATCTGAATCCTCAGTTCACTGACCACATCACTGTTCCTGATGCCATGAAGCTGGAATTCATCCTTGCTG AGGAAGACTTCCTCCTTTCCCAGGCCACCCTTCTGGAGCAGGTCAGCAACCTCCAGCCACTATTGGACAGCAACTACATCAGAG ATGTGCCAGAGCATGCCACCAAGCTACAGCGTTTGTCTCAGATTCACATCAAAGAGCAG GACCAAACTGAGGCCCAGTCCCTAGAGGTGAAGAAGCTGTTTGAGGAGTATAACAAAATG ATGTTCCTGCTGTCCAAGCAGTTCACCCAGTGGGATGAGAGCCTGCGGAAAGTGGAGGAGGCAAAGGGAATCCGTCAAGTGGAGTAG